In one Cellulomonas sp. JZ18 genomic region, the following are encoded:
- a CDS encoding DUF3263 domain-containing protein translates to MDATAGSATATLDEAPSAGTTAVPAGSGLSERDQQVLAFERQWWKYAGAKEQAIRELFDMSATRYYQLLNALIDDPAALAHDPMLVKRLRRMRSSRQRARTARRLGADA, encoded by the coding sequence ATGGACGCGACGGCGGGCAGCGCGACCGCGACCCTCGACGAGGCCCCGTCCGCCGGGACCACGGCGGTGCCGGCCGGCTCCGGGCTCTCCGAGCGCGACCAGCAGGTCCTCGCCTTCGAGCGGCAGTGGTGGAAGTACGCGGGGGCCAAGGAGCAGGCGATCCGCGAGCTGTTCGACATGTCGGCCACCCGGTACTACCAGCTCCTCAACGCGCTGATCGACGACCCCGCCGCGCTCGCGCACGACCCGATGCTCGTCAAGCGCCTGCGCCGGATGCGCTCCTCGCGCCAGCGCGCACGCACCGCCCGCCGCCTGGGCGCGGACGCCTGA
- the flgN gene encoding flagellar export chaperone FlgN: MTRSPALERLSEVLWRERHLLELLLFKLEEEQLVLTAGRTRWLGHATREVESVLDEIRTAEVGRAVEVDAAAAELGVDPGASLAMLAERAPAPWDDILRAHRDAFASLTSEIAALADGNRELLAVSHRAAQETLLSLQDTVDTYDGQGQRASETRTAQLLDRSI, encoded by the coding sequence GTGACGCGCAGCCCCGCCCTCGAGCGCCTCTCCGAGGTGCTGTGGCGCGAGCGGCACCTGCTCGAGCTCCTGCTCTTCAAGCTGGAGGAGGAGCAGCTCGTCCTCACCGCCGGCCGCACCCGCTGGCTCGGCCACGCGACCCGCGAGGTGGAGTCCGTGCTCGACGAGATCCGCACGGCCGAGGTCGGCCGCGCGGTCGAGGTCGACGCGGCCGCCGCCGAGCTGGGCGTCGACCCGGGCGCCAGCCTCGCGATGCTCGCCGAGCGCGCGCCCGCGCCGTGGGACGACATCCTGCGCGCGCACCGCGACGCGTTCGCCTCCCTCACGTCGGAGATCGCCGCCCTCGCGGACGGCAACCGCGAGCTCCTCGCGGTCTCGCACCGCGCCGCGCAGGAGACGCTGCTCTCCCTGCAGGACACCGTCGACACGTACGACGGCCAGGGCCAGCGCGCGAGCGAGACCCGCACCGCCCAGCTCCTCGACCGGTCGATCTGA
- the fliW gene encoding flagellar assembly protein FliW yields MSAVVSRVAVSTPDGPRDVPAVLRLVAELPGLPGHDEFSLEPLDDEGVLFALRSAPEGARAVRLFVVAPHVFFADYAPELEDDVLRTLDPDDDAADPVLLAVVHPADDDRARHSANLLAPVVVEPRHGRARQVVLDADLPLRAPLG; encoded by the coding sequence GTGAGCGCCGTGGTGTCCCGCGTCGCGGTCAGCACGCCCGACGGCCCGCGCGACGTGCCGGCCGTGCTGCGGCTCGTCGCCGAGCTGCCCGGGCTGCCCGGGCACGACGAGTTCTCCCTGGAGCCGCTCGACGACGAGGGCGTCCTGTTCGCGCTGCGCAGCGCCCCGGAGGGTGCGCGTGCGGTGCGCCTGTTCGTCGTGGCGCCGCACGTCTTCTTCGCGGACTACGCCCCCGAGCTCGAGGACGACGTCCTGCGCACCCTCGACCCGGACGACGACGCGGCCGACCCGGTGCTCCTCGCCGTGGTGCACCCCGCGGACGACGACCGCGCGCGGCACTCCGCCAACCTCCTCGCACCGGTGGTCGTCGAGCCCCGGCACGGACGCGCGCGCCAGGTCGTCCTGGACGCCGACCTCCCGCTGCGCGCCCCGCTGGGCTGA
- a CDS encoding signal peptidase I, with the protein MTQEQHAAPDVPRGRRVLRAAGSAALWALLAAAAVLLWPTNLGGCTSLTVVSGHSMEPTYRTGDLVLARCGTPQVGDVVVYVPEGYGGARIIHRITGGDGDGWVLQGDNNPEVDPFAPTDEDVVGVARVHVPAVGRVGLLMTNPWFWASLVVVGLGLLVWPGRQATADDEPAGEPVAHDEPRGAGPVTGERVAEERR; encoded by the coding sequence GTGACGCAGGAGCAGCACGCAGCACCCGACGTCCCTCGCGGGCGTCGGGTGCTGCGTGCTGCCGGCAGCGCCGCGCTCTGGGCGCTGCTCGCCGCCGCCGCCGTGCTGCTCTGGCCAACGAACCTCGGCGGCTGCACCAGCCTCACCGTGGTGTCCGGGCACTCGATGGAGCCCACCTACCGCACGGGCGACCTCGTCCTCGCGCGGTGCGGAACCCCCCAGGTCGGCGACGTCGTCGTCTACGTGCCCGAGGGGTACGGCGGGGCGCGCATCATCCACCGCATCACGGGCGGGGACGGCGACGGCTGGGTGCTGCAGGGCGACAACAACCCCGAGGTCGACCCGTTCGCCCCCACGGACGAGGACGTGGTCGGCGTCGCCCGCGTCCACGTGCCCGCCGTCGGGCGCGTCGGCCTGCTCATGACGAACCCGTGGTTCTGGGCGAGCCTGGTCGTCGTCGGCCTGGGACTGCTGGTGTGGCCCGGCAGGCAGGCCACGGCCGACGACGAGCCTGCGGGGGAGCCAGTCGCGCACGACGAGCCGCGCGGCGCGGGCCCCGTCACCGGGGAGCGCGTGGCCGAGGAGCGGCGGTGA
- the groL gene encoding chaperonin GroEL (60 kDa chaperone family; promotes refolding of misfolded polypeptides especially under stressful conditions; forms two stacked rings of heptamers to form a barrel-shaped 14mer; ends can be capped by GroES; misfolded proteins enter the barrel where they are refolded when GroES binds), producing MAKIIAFDEEARRSMERGLNALADTVKVTLGPKGRNVVLDKKWGAPTITNDGVSIAKEIELEDPYEKIGAELVKEVAKKTDDVAGDGTTTATVLAQALVREGLRNVAAGANPIALKKGIEKAVEAVTTQLLGQAKEIETKEEIAATAAISAADTQIGELIAEALDKVGKEGVITVEESSGLGLELELTEGMRFDKGFLSAYFVTDPERQEAVLEDAYVLLVESKISNVKDLLPLLEKVIQAGKPLFIVAEDVEGEALATLVVNKIRGTFKSVAVKAPGFGDRRKAMLQDMAVLTGGQVVSETVGLKLDSVGLEVLGQARKVVVTKDETTIVEGAGDAAQIQGRVNQIRAEIENSDSDYDREKLQERLAKLAGGVAVIKAGAATEVELKERKHRIEDAVRNAKAAVEEGIVAGGGVALIQAGKLAFEKLELEGDEATGAQIVKYAIEAPLKQIAINAGLEGGVVAEKVRNLPAGQGLNAATGEYEDLLAAGVNDPVKVTRSALQNAASIAGLFLTTEAVVADKPEKAAAAPAGGGEDFGGGF from the coding sequence ATGGCCAAGATCATCGCCTTCGACGAGGAGGCCCGGCGGAGCATGGAGCGCGGGCTCAACGCCCTCGCCGACACCGTCAAGGTCACCCTCGGCCCCAAGGGCCGCAACGTCGTGCTCGACAAGAAGTGGGGCGCGCCGACGATCACCAACGACGGTGTCTCCATCGCCAAGGAGATCGAGCTCGAGGACCCGTACGAGAAGATCGGTGCGGAGCTCGTCAAGGAGGTCGCCAAGAAGACGGACGACGTCGCCGGTGACGGCACCACGACGGCGACCGTCCTCGCGCAGGCGCTCGTCCGCGAGGGTCTGCGCAACGTCGCCGCGGGTGCGAACCCGATCGCCCTGAAGAAGGGCATCGAGAAGGCCGTCGAGGCCGTCACGACGCAGCTCCTCGGCCAGGCCAAGGAGATCGAGACCAAGGAGGAGATCGCCGCCACGGCCGCCATCTCCGCCGCGGACACCCAGATCGGCGAGCTCATCGCCGAGGCCCTCGACAAGGTGGGCAAGGAGGGTGTCATCACCGTCGAGGAGTCCTCCGGCCTGGGCCTCGAGCTCGAGCTCACCGAGGGCATGCGCTTCGACAAGGGCTTCCTGTCGGCGTACTTCGTCACCGACCCGGAGCGCCAGGAGGCGGTCCTCGAGGACGCGTACGTCCTGCTCGTCGAGTCGAAGATCTCGAACGTCAAGGACCTGCTGCCGCTGCTGGAGAAGGTCATCCAGGCCGGCAAGCCGCTGTTCATCGTCGCCGAGGACGTCGAGGGCGAGGCCCTGGCCACGCTCGTCGTCAACAAGATCCGCGGCACGTTCAAGTCCGTCGCCGTCAAGGCCCCGGGCTTCGGCGACCGCCGCAAGGCGATGCTGCAGGACATGGCGGTCCTCACGGGCGGCCAGGTCGTCTCCGAGACCGTCGGCCTCAAGCTCGACTCGGTCGGCCTCGAGGTCCTCGGCCAGGCGCGCAAGGTCGTCGTCACCAAGGACGAGACCACGATCGTCGAGGGCGCGGGCGACGCGGCGCAGATCCAGGGCCGCGTGAACCAGATCCGTGCCGAGATCGAGAACTCCGACTCGGACTACGACCGCGAGAAGCTCCAGGAGCGCCTCGCCAAGCTCGCCGGCGGCGTGGCCGTCATCAAGGCGGGCGCGGCCACCGAGGTCGAGCTCAAGGAGCGCAAGCACCGCATCGAGGACGCCGTGCGCAACGCGAAGGCGGCCGTCGAGGAGGGCATCGTCGCCGGTGGTGGCGTCGCGCTCATCCAGGCCGGCAAGCTCGCGTTCGAGAAGCTCGAGCTCGAGGGCGACGAGGCGACGGGTGCGCAGATCGTGAAGTACGCGATCGAGGCCCCGCTCAAGCAGATCGCCATCAACGCGGGCCTCGAGGGCGGCGTCGTCGCGGAGAAGGTGCGCAACCTCCCCGCCGGCCAGGGCCTCAACGCCGCGACCGGCGAGTACGAGGACCTGCTCGCCGCGGGCGTCAACGACCCGGTCAAGGTGACCCGCTCGGCGCTGCAGAACGCCGCGTCGATCGCCGGTCTGTTCCTCACCACCGAGGCCGTCGTGGCCGACAAGCCGGAGAAGGCCGCTGCGGCCCCGGCCGGTGGCGGCGAGGACTTCGGCGGCGGCTTCTGA
- a CDS encoding LytR C-terminal domain-containing protein, with the protein MSKADYPYPDDEFDVVPPDGPRGVHRAPRSAWSRWWPFLVVLLVVPVLAYGAVAYLSRTGELPVVGGGTPPVTEESPAAEDPAAPDPGAEAPATEEPPAAETTPPAPPAPSPVLSTPVEVLNGARVSGLAGRVADDLRAAGFTSVTPDNATTGLPRQSTVYMASEDLRATAELVASTSGVPTIAVDPQRAGTGIVVLLVSDPEA; encoded by the coding sequence GTGAGCAAGGCCGACTACCCCTACCCGGACGACGAGTTCGACGTCGTGCCGCCCGACGGCCCCCGCGGCGTGCACCGCGCCCCGCGCTCGGCCTGGAGCCGCTGGTGGCCGTTCCTCGTCGTCCTGCTGGTCGTGCCGGTGCTCGCCTACGGGGCGGTCGCCTACCTGTCGCGCACGGGCGAGCTGCCCGTCGTGGGCGGCGGGACGCCGCCGGTCACCGAGGAGTCGCCGGCCGCCGAGGACCCGGCGGCGCCGGACCCGGGCGCCGAGGCGCCGGCCACGGAGGAGCCCCCCGCCGCGGAGACCACGCCGCCCGCACCCCCCGCCCCCTCGCCCGTCCTGTCGACGCCGGTCGAGGTCCTCAACGGCGCCCGCGTCTCGGGCCTCGCGGGCCGCGTCGCGGACGACCTGCGGGCCGCCGGCTTCACGAGCGTGACCCCGGACAACGCGACGACCGGGCTGCCCCGCCAGTCGACGGTGTACATGGCCTCGGAGGACCTGCGCGCGACGGCGGAGCTCGTCGCCTCGACGTCCGGGGTCCCGACGATCGCGGTCGACCCGCAGCGGGCGGGCACCGGGATCGTGGTCCTGCTCGTCTCCGACCCCGAGGCCTGA
- a CDS encoding cold-shock protein → MAQGTVKWFNAEKGYGFITPDGGGQDLFVHYSAIQVSGYRSLEEGQAVDFEVGQGSKGPQAEQVRPL, encoded by the coding sequence ATGGCGCAGGGCACGGTCAAGTGGTTCAACGCGGAGAAGGGGTACGGGTTCATCACGCCCGACGGCGGCGGCCAGGACCTCTTCGTCCACTACAGCGCGATCCAGGTCTCTGGGTACCGCTCGCTCGAGGAGGGCCAGGCGGTGGACTTCGAGGTCGGCCAGGGCAGCAAGGGCCCGCAGGCCGAGCAGGTCCGCCCCCTCTGA
- a CDS encoding flagellin, with amino-acid sequence MSISRVTQQTVQRSTMANLQANLQRSAELQARMSGGTKIAVPSDDPAGAADLLRLRADQRANAQHTRNAADGDAWLTTVDGALQESLSIVRKARDLAVRAGSGALGASAREALAAEMEALAVQLHGQANTQYAGRSVFAGTSATSAFGPGPDYTHSGAAGATVTRQVGPEVAVRVDSDGAAVFGTGTGSVFALLDEMADTIRAGTSLDSDIEALDARMSTMLREVASVGARHNQVKNATDTLAGEKVTLAGQVSAIEDVDLAEVLIELQAQEVAYQGALAATAKALQPTLLDFLR; translated from the coding sequence ATGAGCATCAGCCGCGTCACCCAGCAGACCGTGCAGCGCTCGACCATGGCGAACCTGCAGGCGAACCTCCAGCGCAGCGCGGAGCTGCAGGCGCGCATGTCGGGCGGCACGAAGATCGCCGTCCCCTCCGACGACCCCGCCGGCGCCGCCGACCTCCTGCGGCTGCGCGCGGACCAGCGGGCCAACGCGCAGCACACGCGCAACGCCGCCGACGGCGACGCCTGGCTGACCACCGTGGACGGCGCCCTCCAGGAGTCGCTGTCGATCGTCCGCAAGGCGCGCGACCTCGCGGTCCGCGCCGGGTCGGGCGCGCTGGGCGCGAGCGCGCGTGAGGCGCTCGCCGCCGAGATGGAGGCTCTCGCCGTGCAGCTGCACGGGCAGGCCAACACGCAGTACGCCGGCCGCTCCGTCTTCGCCGGCACCTCCGCGACGTCGGCCTTCGGGCCCGGACCGGACTACACGCACAGCGGGGCGGCCGGTGCGACCGTCACGCGGCAGGTCGGCCCCGAGGTCGCCGTCCGCGTCGACTCCGACGGCGCGGCGGTGTTCGGCACGGGCACCGGGTCGGTCTTCGCGCTCCTCGACGAGATGGCGGACACGATCCGCGCGGGCACGAGCCTCGACAGCGACATCGAGGCCCTGGACGCACGCATGTCGACCATGCTGCGCGAGGTCGCCTCCGTCGGCGCCCGGCACAACCAGGTGAAGAACGCGACGGACACCCTCGCCGGCGAGAAGGTCACGCTCGCGGGCCAGGTGTCCGCCATCGAGGACGTCGACCTCGCGGAGGTGCTGATCGAGCTGCAGGCGCAGGAGGTGGCCTACCAGGGCGCGCTCGCCGCGACCGCGAAGGCCCTGCAGCCCACGCTCCTGGACTTCCTGCGGTGA
- a CDS encoding uracil-DNA glycosylase, translating to MVPAPLDTLVAPDWARALAPAEPALRAAGDFLRAEVAAGREYLPAGDAVLHAFRRPLADVRVLVVGQDPYPTPGHPMGLSFSVQPHVRPLPRSLANVFTELAADVGAPPPSTGDLTPWADRGVMLLNRVLTVRPGAPASHRGKGWERLTDRAIEALVERGGPLVAVLWGRDAQQLRPALGDVPVVASPHPSPLSASRGFFGSRPFSRVNELLVAQGAEPVDWTLP from the coding sequence GTGGTCCCCGCACCTCTCGACACCCTCGTCGCACCCGACTGGGCGCGCGCCCTCGCACCCGCGGAGCCGGCGCTGCGTGCCGCCGGCGACTTCCTGCGCGCCGAGGTCGCCGCCGGGCGGGAGTACCTGCCCGCGGGCGACGCCGTGCTGCACGCCTTCCGCCGCCCGCTGGCCGACGTGCGCGTGCTCGTCGTCGGGCAGGACCCCTACCCCACGCCCGGGCACCCCATGGGGCTGTCGTTCTCGGTGCAGCCGCACGTGCGCCCGTTGCCCCGCTCGCTGGCGAACGTGTTCACCGAGCTCGCGGCGGACGTGGGCGCCCCGCCGCCGTCCACCGGCGACCTCACGCCGTGGGCCGACCGCGGGGTCATGCTGCTCAACCGCGTGCTCACGGTGCGTCCCGGCGCGCCCGCCTCACACCGGGGCAAGGGCTGGGAGCGGCTGACCGACCGCGCGATCGAGGCGCTCGTCGAGCGCGGCGGACCGCTCGTGGCGGTGCTGTGGGGCCGCGACGCCCAGCAGCTGCGTCCCGCGCTCGGCGACGTGCCGGTGGTCGCGAGCCCGCACCCCAGTCCCCTGTCCGCGAGCCGCGGCTTCTTCGGCTCGCGACCCTTCTCGCGCGTCAACGAGCTCCTCGTGGCCCAGGGTGCCGAGCCCGTGGACTGGACCCTGCCCTGA
- a CDS encoding sigma-70 family RNA polymerase sigma factor yields the protein MNTIDELVREHLPLVGYNVNEMLHRVPPSVSRDELASAGALALVLAARAYDPSTNVPFARYASLRIKGALIDELRSMDWASRGARRRGRELEAAVEQLRGVLGRTPTREETAHAMGVDVAAVDAARADAERRVLSLDLPDSTVADTVRDESAGPEDALLAAERVHWLRAAVAELPERLRTVVVGLYLEDRSVAEVAADLGVTQSRVSQLRTEALALMRDGLNAAFEPGLVPAAERPQGVAARRRQGYFAAVAARAALAPAVHVDGRLDTVPTQREPLGQHADLVG from the coding sequence GTGAACACGATCGACGAGCTCGTCCGCGAGCACCTCCCGCTCGTCGGCTACAACGTCAACGAGATGCTGCACCGGGTGCCGCCGAGCGTCTCCCGGGACGAGCTGGCGTCCGCCGGTGCCCTGGCGCTGGTCCTCGCGGCCCGTGCCTACGACCCCTCGACGAACGTGCCGTTCGCCCGCTACGCCTCGCTGCGCATCAAGGGCGCCCTCATCGACGAGCTGCGCTCGATGGACTGGGCCAGCCGCGGTGCGCGCCGGCGGGGGCGCGAGCTCGAGGCCGCCGTCGAGCAGCTGCGCGGCGTCCTCGGACGCACGCCGACGCGGGAGGAGACCGCCCACGCGATGGGCGTCGACGTCGCCGCGGTCGACGCCGCACGCGCCGACGCCGAGCGCCGGGTCCTCTCGCTCGACCTGCCCGACAGCACGGTGGCGGACACCGTGCGCGACGAGTCCGCCGGGCCCGAGGACGCCCTGCTCGCCGCGGAGCGCGTGCACTGGCTGCGCGCCGCGGTCGCCGAGCTGCCCGAGCGGCTGCGCACCGTCGTCGTCGGGCTCTACCTCGAGGACCGCTCCGTCGCGGAGGTCGCGGCCGACCTGGGCGTCACGCAGTCGCGGGTCAGCCAGCTGCGCACCGAGGCGCTGGCGCTCATGCGCGACGGCCTCAACGCGGCGTTCGAGCCGGGCCTCGTGCCCGCCGCCGAGCGTCCGCAGGGCGTCGCCGCGCGTCGCCGGCAGGGGTACTTCGCCGCCGTCGCCGCCCGTGCCGCCCTCGCGCCGGCCGTGCACGTCGACGGTCGCCTCGACACCGTCCCCACGCAGCGGGAGCCGCTCGGCCAGCACGCCGACCTGGTCGGCTGA
- a CDS encoding SGNH/GDSL hydrolase family protein — protein sequence MSTADPDQGTTPAPRWTRYVAVGDSFTEGLWDDPDGRAAPPRGWADQLASHLSARRTAAGLAPLEYANLAVRGRLLRPILEEQVPAALALEPDLVSLIGGGNDILRPSVDVDRLADELERTVARVRATGADVLLGTGFDVRESPLVRATRARVAVYNTHLWSVARRHGAYVLDLWGMRSLADWRMWAEDRIHLTTDGHTRVAQAALVALGLAPDRDDWDDPLAPLPPVPRRDRVLADARWLREHAYPWARRRLRGRSSGDLLRPKRPDPTPLL from the coding sequence GTGAGCACCGCCGACCCCGATCAGGGGACCACCCCCGCACCCCGCTGGACGCGCTACGTCGCCGTCGGCGACTCGTTCACCGAGGGCCTCTGGGACGACCCGGACGGTCGCGCCGCCCCGCCGCGCGGCTGGGCCGACCAGCTCGCGTCCCACCTCTCGGCCCGGCGGACCGCGGCCGGGCTCGCACCGCTCGAGTACGCGAACCTCGCCGTCCGCGGACGGCTGCTGCGCCCGATCCTCGAGGAGCAGGTGCCCGCGGCCCTCGCGCTCGAGCCGGACCTCGTGAGCCTCATCGGGGGCGGCAACGACATCCTGCGTCCCTCGGTGGACGTGGACCGGCTGGCGGACGAGCTGGAGCGCACGGTCGCCCGCGTGCGCGCGACCGGCGCGGACGTGCTGCTCGGCACGGGCTTCGACGTCCGTGAGAGCCCGCTGGTGCGGGCCACCCGCGCGCGGGTGGCCGTCTACAACACGCACCTGTGGTCGGTCGCGCGCCGGCACGGCGCGTACGTGCTCGACCTGTGGGGCATGCGCAGCCTCGCGGACTGGCGCATGTGGGCCGAGGACCGCATCCACCTCACGACCGACGGCCACACGCGCGTCGCGCAGGCGGCGCTCGTCGCGCTCGGCCTGGCGCCCGACCGGGACGACTGGGACGACCCGCTGGCACCGCTGCCGCCCGTCCCGCGCCGGGACCGGGTGCTCGCCGACGCGCGGTGGCTGCGCGAGCACGCGTACCCGTGGGCCCGCCGACGGCTGCGCGGCCGGTCGTCGGGCGACCTCCTGCGGCCCAAGCGGCCGGACCCGACGCCTCTGCTCTGA
- a CDS encoding glycosyltransferase family 2 protein, whose protein sequence is MSAKRRATVSAVLIVKDEEAVLEESLRSVAWADEVVVYDTGSTDRTVEIARAHATTVVEGYWDDDFGAARSRALAHATSEWALAVDADEIAVVDADRLRRELAACTADIGNVIVVNVGDRPRLPLEPPGELEIFRFAGSRLLRRETCHWVGALHEQPRLRPEVTGRP, encoded by the coding sequence ATGTCCGCCAAGCGCCGCGCCACCGTCTCGGCCGTCCTCATCGTCAAGGACGAGGAGGCGGTGCTCGAGGAGTCCCTGCGCTCGGTCGCGTGGGCGGACGAGGTCGTCGTCTACGACACGGGCTCCACCGACCGCACGGTCGAGATCGCCCGCGCGCACGCGACCACGGTCGTCGAGGGCTACTGGGACGACGACTTCGGGGCCGCCCGCTCCCGGGCGCTCGCGCACGCGACGTCCGAGTGGGCGCTGGCGGTCGACGCGGACGAGATCGCCGTCGTGGACGCGGACCGGCTGCGGCGCGAGCTCGCCGCGTGCACGGCGGACATCGGGAACGTCATCGTCGTCAACGTGGGCGACCGCCCGCGGCTGCCCCTGGAGCCGCCGGGCGAGCTCGAGATCTTCCGCTTCGCCGGCTCGCGCCTCCTGCGCCGCGAGACGTGCCACTGGGTGGGCGCGCTGCACGAGCAGCCGCGCCTGCGTCCGGAGGTCACCGGCCGCCCCTGA
- the flgK gene encoding flagellar hook-associated protein FlgK translates to MSTFSGLGTALSSLVAQRVALDVAANNVANVNTVGYTRQRAVLSSLPASTVPSMFSTSDGVGLGTTASGIQRLGDVFLDNRVRTAAAGAGRLDVVADAYTRLEKSIGEPAKTALGAQLSDLWAGWSDVARSSDQDAARAVLLERAVAVTDRLHAMYSAAGTQWEQARTEASALVERTNVAAGQVADLNERILAIENAGGQAHELADQRDMLVTELADLVGATARVRDDGQVDVFVGGNALVRGDKLSTIELRGATSFSAATGGQAVSVVWSARPDQPVGLADGRVAGLLTVLAPPAGGGGGVLTEAAAGYDELARTIAGQVNALHREGHTRDGATDIDFFRFEPGVPAALGLRVAVTDVAQIAAGGDGLGAYDGSVAAAIAKIGAGADGPDAQWRRTVTDIGVRTASATSRAQVAAVALSTAEQQQLANASVDVDEETVNMLAYQRAYEGAARVLTAIDEMLDTLINRTGVVGR, encoded by the coding sequence ATGAGCACCTTCTCCGGCCTCGGCACCGCGCTCAGCTCGCTCGTCGCGCAGCGCGTCGCCCTCGACGTCGCCGCGAACAACGTCGCGAACGTCAACACCGTCGGCTACACGCGCCAGCGCGCCGTGCTGTCGTCGCTGCCCGCCTCGACCGTGCCGTCGATGTTCTCCACCTCGGACGGCGTCGGTCTCGGCACCACCGCGTCGGGCATCCAGCGCCTGGGTGACGTCTTCCTCGACAACCGGGTACGCACCGCCGCCGCGGGCGCCGGCCGGCTCGACGTCGTCGCCGACGCCTACACGCGGCTCGAGAAGAGCATCGGCGAGCCCGCCAAGACCGCGCTCGGCGCCCAGCTGTCGGACCTGTGGGCCGGCTGGTCGGACGTCGCACGGTCGAGCGACCAGGACGCCGCGCGTGCGGTCCTGCTCGAGCGCGCGGTGGCCGTGACCGACCGCCTGCACGCGATGTACTCCGCCGCCGGCACCCAGTGGGAGCAGGCGCGCACCGAGGCGAGCGCGCTCGTCGAGCGCACCAACGTCGCCGCCGGGCAGGTCGCGGACCTCAACGAGCGCATCCTCGCGATCGAGAACGCGGGCGGGCAGGCGCACGAGCTCGCGGACCAGCGCGACATGCTCGTCACCGAGCTCGCCGACCTCGTCGGCGCGACCGCGCGCGTGCGCGACGACGGTCAGGTCGACGTGTTCGTCGGCGGCAACGCCCTCGTGCGCGGCGACAAGCTCTCCACCATCGAGCTGCGTGGCGCCACCTCGTTCTCCGCCGCGACGGGCGGTCAGGCCGTGTCGGTCGTCTGGTCGGCCCGGCCGGACCAGCCGGTCGGACTGGCGGACGGGCGCGTGGCGGGGCTGCTCACCGTCCTGGCCCCGCCCGCCGGTGGCGGCGGCGGCGTGCTGACCGAGGCGGCCGCCGGCTACGACGAGCTCGCCCGCACCATCGCCGGCCAGGTCAACGCGCTGCACCGCGAGGGCCACACCCGCGACGGCGCGACGGACATCGACTTCTTCCGGTTCGAGCCGGGGGTTCCCGCCGCGCTCGGCCTGCGGGTCGCCGTCACCGACGTCGCGCAGATCGCGGCGGGCGGCGACGGCCTCGGCGCCTACGACGGGTCGGTCGCCGCCGCGATCGCGAAGATCGGCGCGGGCGCCGACGGGCCCGACGCGCAGTGGCGGCGTACCGTCACCGACATCGGCGTGCGCACCGCGAGCGCCACGTCACGGGCGCAGGTCGCCGCGGTCGCGCTCAGCACGGCCGAGCAGCAGCAGCTCGCGAACGCGAGCGTCGACGTCGACGAGGAGACCGTGAACATGCTCGCGTACCAGCGTGCGTACGAGGGTGCGGCCCGCGTGCTCACCGCGATCGACGAGATGCTCGACACCCTGATCAACCGCACCGGCGTCGTGGGGCGGTGA